From the Nocardiopsis changdeensis genome, one window contains:
- the mug gene encoding G/U mismatch-specific DNA glycosylase, whose product MGDATGSGRGRGTRPLRGVGGLSRAELDAARDRLLPDLLAPGMKVVFCGVNPGLTTAVRGHHFAGPGNRFWPALALAGFTPEVLPPEREGELRGWRLGLTNLVARPSRGIDELTPQEYARGAELLREKVRKWEPEWLAMLGVTAYRAAFGARKAAVGPQEEGIGGTRVWLLPNPSGRNAHWTLASLAGEYARLREAAGLPDLHPDRLP is encoded by the coding sequence ATGGGCGACGCCACGGGGTCGGGACGCGGCCGGGGCACCCGGCCGCTGCGCGGGGTCGGCGGGCTCAGCCGCGCCGAACTGGACGCGGCCCGCGACCGGCTGCTGCCGGACCTGCTCGCGCCGGGGATGAAGGTGGTGTTCTGCGGGGTGAACCCGGGGCTGACCACCGCCGTGCGCGGCCACCACTTCGCCGGTCCGGGCAACCGGTTCTGGCCCGCGCTGGCGCTGGCCGGGTTCACGCCCGAGGTGCTGCCCCCGGAGCGGGAGGGCGAGCTGCGGGGGTGGCGGCTCGGGCTGACGAACCTGGTGGCCCGGCCCTCCCGCGGCATCGACGAGCTGACCCCCCAGGAGTACGCCCGGGGTGCGGAGCTGCTGCGCGAGAAGGTGCGCAAGTGGGAACCGGAGTGGCTGGCGATGCTGGGCGTGACCGCCTACCGCGCGGCCTTCGGGGCGCGAAAGGCCGCGGTGGGGCCGCAGGAGGAGGGGATCGGCGGCACCCGGGTGTGGCTGCTGCCCAACCCGAGCGGCCGCAACGCCCACTGGACGCTCGCCTCCCTGGCCGGGGAGTACGCCCGCCTGCGGGAGGCCGCGGGCCTGCCGGACCTCCATCCCGACCGCCTCCCCTGA
- a CDS encoding ATP-binding protein gives MTGVRAWPPRRYPGTTSELARMRSDLAADLRGFAPDTVDAVLLCGSELFTNCLKYTASGRSGGRVVRTLWAIGGRVCVGFTDDGGTGGRVPRIPYARTDEEWALAEGGRGLLLIEATATVWGHRPVCDCCDLGRHTWAAFTLPDPPDPPDLLETA, from the coding sequence ATGACCGGGGTCCGCGCCTGGCCGCCGCGCCGCTACCCGGGCACCACATCCGAGCTGGCCCGGATGCGCTCCGACCTGGCCGCCGACCTGCGCGGGTTCGCCCCCGACACGGTCGACGCGGTCCTCCTCTGCGGCAGCGAGCTGTTCACCAACTGTCTCAAGTACACCGCTTCCGGCCGCTCGGGCGGGCGGGTGGTCCGGACCCTGTGGGCGATCGGGGGCCGGGTCTGCGTCGGGTTCACCGACGACGGCGGCACCGGCGGCCGGGTCCCGCGCATCCCCTACGCCCGCACGGACGAGGAGTGGGCGCTGGCCGAGGGCGGCCGGGGCCTGCTCCTCATCGAGGCCACCGCGACCGTGTGGGGGCACCGGCCGGTCTGCGACTGCTGCGACCTGGGCCGCCACACCTGGGCGGCGTTCACCCTGCCCGATCCGCCCGATCCGCCCGACCTGCTCGAGACCGCGTGA